In Opitutaceae bacterium, the sequence TGCATTTCGGAGTTCGTTCGAGCCCGGTTCATCCAGCATTACCGTGTGCCGATGGGCTCTACTGAGGTCTCCACTCCACCCCTTCGCGTTCAGCCGGGAAATCTAGAAGGGACACATTCGAGAAAATTGGAGCGCCCTTTCTTCTTCTACCCGGCAAATGCCTGGGCTCACAAAAACCATCTCACGCTCCTTCGGGCCTATGGCTTGTATCGCGAATTGCTCGGATCGGCCGGGTGGGACCTCGTCTTCACCGGATACGTCAAGGAGGGGCCGTTTGCGAACGAGCTTAAGAAGAAGGTGCAAGAGATTAACGGGACAATGGAGCGCAGGGTGCATCTTATGGGTCATTTGGCTGATGCCGAGTTTGTCGCCCTCTTTTCGTCCGCCGGCGCACTGGTTTTCCCGTCACTTTACGAGGGCTACGGAATGCCAGTCGTCGAGGCGATGCAGTTGGGTGTGCCCGTGTTGTGTGGCGATGTGGCTGCGCTCCCCGAAGTTGCGGACAAAGCCGCACTTTTTTTCAACCCTCATTCCGCTTCGAGCATCGCCTCAGCCATGACGAGCATTTCCAATGATAGGGCGCTGCAGCAGCGGTTACGACAAGCTGGAAAGGATCGCGTCGGCCGCCTGAGCACGGCTGACGAGAAGGAGCGGTTTCTTAACTTCATCCGTTCAATCCACACATGAAGCAGAAACTTCTCTTTCTTCATCTCTGGAAATCGGCGGGAACCTCGTTGCATGACTTTTTCCGGAGCATATTGCCTGGTTATCGAGTTGTCTCCGCTGAGAATCGAGTGTTAGCAGAAGCGTGGTTGGCAAACCATTCAGGGGTAGGGGGGCACTTTCTTTTCGAGCATGTGGCAGCGTCGCTTACCCGCGATGAGGTGTTCTCAGTAACCGTACTGCGCGACCCGGTGCAGCGAGTGATTTCTCAGTTTCACTTTAATCGACTTCATATAGACCAAGCATTAACCGTTTCGGAAGGCGATTCGCTTAAAGAAGCGTTACTTAGGAGCATCGACAGAGGCACGCGAGAGCAGTTCTCACTCTTGGCAAATACACAAGTCGCCGTTCTCGCGGGCGCCGCTAGGACCAGCATGGACCCCGAGGAACGATTTGGCGCGGCTTTGGAGAATCTCCATTGCTTCACCTGCGTGGGCCAAACGGAACACTTGGAGGCGTTTGGGAATATTATCTCCGCTCGCTTCGGTGTCACTCCTTCTCCTCCAATAAGGCGGCTGAACGCACGCTCGGAACAAAGTTGCTCGGACGTGGTGCCCGAAGATGTGCTCTCCTTGGTGAAGGAAGCTAACCGTCTTGACGCGAGACTCTGGGAAATGGCTGGCAAAATCGAAATTGCGAAAGCGCCGGTGTTGACGAAAGAAAATGCATGGGTGCGTTTTGGAAACGGCGATGCAACGATTGGCCACTTGCATGTTCTCGTTAAACCCATAGAAGGCGTTGTCGAGATAGACGTGGAGGTCAATGTCTCGGCGCCTGGGTGCTACACCTTTGGCTTTCGCTTTGTTGATGATTTGGGCGCAACTCTCTTTGGAACAACATTGGCGATGCTCGGGATTCCCCTAGGGGGAGTGGTCGGGAGCGAGAACGTCCGAATCACTTGCGACTTCAGTGGGGTGGCGGGCGGGGACTATACATTGGATGTTTCGCTCAATGATGAGTGGAGCGTGTGCGATGCATGGAATGCTGTTGACCGCATTTGCTGGCAGCGGGCACCCGAGAAACTTCAGGTGGGATGCATGGTGATCGGTGCTCGAGCAGAACGGCTCTGACTGCGATTTGGCCCGACCGCGAGCCACGCATGGCAAGCCCTATTGAATCAGTTCTTGAGCTTCCTTCTATTTCCCACCGCCGCCCAAATCGAATGCAGGCCGCAAATCTTATGCGCGTTGTACACGTCCGAGACCGTGGCAGCTTTAACCGACGGAGGGAAACACGCTGGCCGGGCACGCGCTTAAAGGGGCTTCTATATGTCGGCGACAAGTGCTTCTACGCACAAGTCCGTGCTCTCTTCGTTCTATCGAGCCTGTTCGCAAAAGGGAAAGCGGATAAGCCAGCATTGCTTGCCTTTACGCGTAAACTTGTCGAAACGAAAAAACTTCTGCACAAACACTCCGATTCTTGCTGTGGCCGCGTATTCACTTACAGACTCTGACGAACTACCAATCGAAAGCGATCCAAGACAGCCCCACACCTAACTGCCGATTATCTTCAGCAAGTCCCAGTTGGTTCGGAGATGTCGGGTTTCTTACTTGGAACTCGAGTTGAGCCCGTCGAAGCTGCCCTTCGATTGGCAACGTCGGGAGGACAAACTCGAACTCTCTTACTGAGTGGTCGAGTTGGAGCGCAACATTCGCGAGAACCACGCCGTTGATAATTATGTCCACACTGCGAAGCGGACTCTGATCAACCACATAGCCTGTCAAGAGCATTCTCACTCTGCCTCCTTCTATCTCTTGCGGTAGAAACAACGTTACAGTCGCCTCGCGCCCAATCGTCCAAACGCCCCAAGGTTCAAGTGTGCCCCAATCACCTTCCAACATCAACGAAGATGTTAGCTCGTTCTCGCTGTTGATTGGGATTCGTTGACCAGATGATTCGACTACCAAACCAAACGGTCCATTCGCGTAGTACCAACCATCACGTGAGGCAGTTCTGTCGCCGGCGCGCATTCTCCGCCCCGAATCCAAGTGACACAGCGACAGTGGGCTTAAGTCCTCCGAAAAGAATCTCTTCCCAAAAATGGAATCCGGCCCGAAGAGAATCTTTGTTATCCCCCTGCGGTCTTCATTCAAAAAGATTGAGTCGGAGCTGATGGCCAGACCATCTTTGTGTGAAGTTCGTTCGGCAAAGATCTCTGGCTCCGGGTTGTATAACTCTGGCGCGCAGCTCAGTAGCATTTTCGACCATGGCTTTAGTTCAACATACTCACCGAACGGCTTGGAGACGATGGTACCAACTACACCAATATATATAAGCTGGAAAAGAAGGGCGCAATGATTTAAGGATCGAATCCAGCCCCCGCGCATAAGCGGAAGTTCGCAAAGCCAGAAATAACTGATGCAAAACAGCGGTGAGGTCATCATTGCGTACCGCAGGTACCAATCTTGACCTGCGTTCCAATTAACCTGACCAAGGAAAGGGAGAGTGGTAAAAAACGCTGTAGCGAATAGTAATGACGCTTTCACCCAAATGCCAAAATGCGACGAGTAGCCGTTCGGATACGCAAGGTATCTCCTGATCGCGATTAGTGCGACTGGAACGCAGAAGGCAATCCATGGATGTCCGACAATCATCCCTTGATTAAGATCAAACCAAAAACTCCAAATCCTCAGCCGATCGATTAGTGA encodes:
- a CDS encoding glycosyltransferase family 1 protein, with product MIVDTLHRDLPDVLTKEEIDWRETAIGHAIQSACKFLCISEFVRARFIQHYRVPMGSTEVSTPPLRVQPGNLEGTHSRKLERPFFFYPANAWAHKNHLTLLRAYGLYRELLGSAGWDLVFTGYVKEGPFANELKKKVQEINGTMERRVHLMGHLADAEFVALFSSAGALVFPSLYEGYGMPVVEAMQLGVPVLCGDVAALPEVADKAALFFNPHSASSIASAMTSISNDRALQQRLRQAGKDRVGRLSTADEKERFLNFIRSIHT
- a CDS encoding Wzt carbohydrate-binding domain-containing protein, with protein sequence MKQKLLFLHLWKSAGTSLHDFFRSILPGYRVVSAENRVLAEAWLANHSGVGGHFLFEHVAASLTRDEVFSVTVLRDPVQRVISQFHFNRLHIDQALTVSEGDSLKEALLRSIDRGTREQFSLLANTQVAVLAGAARTSMDPEERFGAALENLHCFTCVGQTEHLEAFGNIISARFGVTPSPPIRRLNARSEQSCSDVVPEDVLSLVKEANRLDARLWEMAGKIEIAKAPVLTKENAWVRFGNGDATIGHLHVLVKPIEGVVEIDVEVNVSAPGCYTFGFRFVDDLGATLFGTTLAMLGIPLGGVVGSENVRITCDFSGVAGGDYTLDVSLNDEWSVCDAWNAVDRICWQRAPEKLQVGCMVIGARAERL